A part of Miscanthus floridulus cultivar M001 chromosome 6, ASM1932011v1, whole genome shotgun sequence genomic DNA contains:
- the LOC136460203 gene encoding uncharacterized protein, with the protein MAVPNYTYLKLKMSGPNGVITIESTYEQAYDCDVECIEYAEALVEAETLIVNLDQLGSEAPDSKCRVGTFKPAEAIKLVSVDPACPDDRALRISTTLDIK; encoded by the coding sequence atggcagtccccaactacacctacctcaagctcaagatgtcgggtcccaatggcgtcatcacgattgagtcaaCATATGAACaagcatacgactgcgacgtcgagtgcatcgagtacgccgaggctctcgtagaggccgagaccctcatcgtgaacctcgaccaactcggtagcgaggcgcctgactccaagtgtCGTGTAGGGACATTCAAGCCcgcagaggccatcaagctcgtctcggtcgaccccgcctgccccgacgaccgggcgctaagGATCAGCACCAcgctcgacatcaaatag
- the LOC136457610 gene encoding uncharacterized protein: MAAAFTEEEKAVDDALGYPKAYARLCRSGGGAVGLPYSHGPPHAFLPYVLQPHEALRAKDLNEMFPVTDAEAPPTANPRGFANLLWKQLDHLGNAGFDPALFRVDAYGNVLYLHADSASSLAWDIDHWFPCARGGKTAPSNLRIVQWQVCRKKQNKLEFLMPWWDLQLGVSVNQFLSIFASKNSDFRNRAFAFLFTHGASEELSSLQVVEAHAFPQHFSEMKTKVGLAPAAIVSSRGSDNSVLKSLDANRPLRPTYPLIAAKKFTGERDENVHLAGQGPNSTKENNNPDVDGYISNPYLSIAMARDSLRQREEAKKKQAELTELENEANELKQKNEEERVAIQGLEALLIKRRRRVEKCRRLAEAQSNYKAVLEKMIRDAMHQSIVYKEQLRLNQAATSTLMARLEAQRAMCDSSETELRKKYQHRDDLERQIKPERKRYRVDDGLLEERHSESVKYLSARRLRSSPLKQELRVFLEEDQRNSDAYISLGEEEIGKGTSTRTPAFENDRNKPLKVINFPRRSLSIEQNTVDTERGRTPVREKLEELAIKERQHSRRRERRETMRSRGTGTPIRSRDDKAKVIMQKCYESESERYHASETVSVPRTSSLPSPPYRATGMYGTSRYGTDQSMLLQKSEALHHRGFSRPEDDENMDHVGKGNVDKWLHMLMDNQQEDHAVYHSADEHDNDEETASDEQQMQCRIDEESCRNGITECSDEIVEVEDEIVSDQGAERGRSSFGIKDREEKKTWFPRSDSTRGFRSLPSSPSKILGMRRGVECMGRKPKVAGDDDCRYGYEDSVSTSSSKFLSRCKQAIKKAVHK, encoded by the exons ATGGCAGCAGCGTTCACTGAAGAGGAGaaggcggtggacgacgcgcTGGGCTACCCCAAGGCCTACGCCAGGCTCTGCCGCAGCGGCGGAGGGGCGGTCGGCCTGCCCTACAGCCACGGCCCGCCGCACGCATTCCTCCCCTACGTCCTCCAGCCGCACGAG GCGCTGCGGGCCAAGGACCTGAACGAGATGTTCCCGGTGACGGACGCGGAGGCGCCGCCCACCGCCAACCCCCGCGGATTCGCCAACCTCCTCTGGAAGCAGCTCGACCACCTCGG GAATGCGGGGTTCGATCCGGCGCTCTTCCGGGTGGACGCGTACGGGAACGTGCTCTACTTGCACGCCGACTCCGCCTCGTCCCTCGCCTGGGACATCGACCACTGGTTCCCCTGCGCCA GGGGAGGGAAGACGGCGCCGAGCAATCTGCGGATAGTGCAGTGGCAGGTGTGCAGGAAGAAGCAGAACAAGCTAGAGTTCCTCATGCCGTGGTGGGATCTGCAGCTCGGCGTCTCTGTCAACCAGTTCCTGTCCATCTTCGCCTCCAAGAACTCCGACTTCAG AAACAGAGCATTCGCGTTCTTATTCACCCATGGTGCCAGCGAGGAGCTGAGCTCGCTGCAGGTGGTGGAGGCGCACGCGTTCCCGCAGCACTTCTCTGAGATGAAAACGAAAGTAGGACTCGCCCCTGCTGCAATTGTTTCCTCTAGGGGTTCTGACAACTCGGTGCTCAAATCTCTTGATGCGAACCGACCGCTCAGGCCTACTTACCCTTTGATTG CGGCTAAGAAATTTACAGGCGAAAGGGATGAGAATGTCCACTTGGCAGGACAGGGGCCTAATTCCACAAAGGAGAACAATAACCCAGATGTTGATGGCTACATTAGCAATCCTTACTTGTCCATAGCTATGGCTAGGGACTCGCTGAGGCAACGAGAAGAGGCCAAGAAGAAGCAGGCCGAGCTTACAGAATTGGAGAACGAGGCCAATGAGCTGAAGCAGAAGAACGAAGAGGAGCGGGTGGCCATCCAGGGCTTGGAGGCCCTCCTAATCAAGAGGAGGCGGCGAGTTGAGAAGTGCCGTCGCTTGGCAGAGGCTCAGTCTAACTACAAGGCAGTGCTGGAGAAGATGATCAGAGATGCCATGCACCA GTCCATTGTGTACAAGGAACAACTTAGGCTGAACCAAGCTGCAACCAGCACTCTCATGGCCAGATTGGAGGCCCAAAGAGCAATGTGTGACTCATCTGAAACCGAGCTCCGGAAGAAGTACCAACATAGAGATGATTTGGAGAGGCAGATAAAGCCAGAAAGGAAGAGGTATCGTGTTGATGATGGATTGCTCGAGGAGAGGCACAGTGAGAGTGTAAAATATCTTTCAGCAAGAAGATTGAGGAGTAGCCCTCTCAAGCAGGAACTGAGGGTTTTCCTGGAGGAAGATCAGAGGAATTCAGATGCATACATTTCACTAGGCGAAGAAGAAATTGGAAAAGGAACTTCAACACGTACTCCAGCATTCGAAAATGACAGAAATAAACCATTGAAGGTGATAAACTTCCCGAGGAGGTCTCTTTCCATTGAACAGAACACTGTAGATACTGAAAGAGGCAGAACACCGGTGCGGGAGAAGCTAGAAGAGTTGGCCATCAAAGAACGGCAACATAGCAGGAGACGGGAAAGAAGAGAGACCATGAGATCGAGGGGAACTGGTACACCTATAAGATCAAGAGACGACAAGGCTAAAGTGATCATGCAGAAGTGCTACGAGTCTGAATCTGAGAGATATCATGCCAGTGAGACAGTTTCAGTACCGAGGACCTCATCACTTCCAAGTCCACCCTATAGAGCAACGGGCATGTATGGAACTTCCAGATATGGTACAGATCAGTCAATGCTACTACAAAAGAGTGAAGCACTTCACCACCGAGGTTTTAGCAGACCAGAAGATGATGAAAACATGGACCATGTTGGCAAAGGAAATGTGGATAAGTGGCTCCATATGCTCATGGATAACCAACAAGAAGATCATGCTGTATACCATTCTGCAGATGAACACGATAATGACGAGGAGACTGCTTCAGATGAGCAGCAAATGCAGTGCCGAATTGACGAAGAGAGCTGCAGGAATGGGATAACTGAATGTTCTGATGAGATTGTTGAGGTTGAGGACGAGATTGTTTCTGACCAGGGAGCAGAAAGAGGCAGGAGCAGCTTTGGAATTAAAGACAGAGAGGAAAAGAAGACTTGGTTCCCTAGGTCTGACAGCACCAGGGGTTTCCGGTCACTGCCATCATCACCCTCCAAGATCCTGGGAATGAGAAGAGGTGTGGAATGCATGGGCAGGAAGCCTAAGGTGGCTGGTGACGATGACTGCAGATATGGCTATGAGGATTCAGTGTCCACAAGCAGCAGCAAGTTCCTCAGCAGATGCAAGCAGGCAATCAAGAAAGCAGTACACAAATAG